A single region of the Elizabethkingia sp. JS20170427COW genome encodes:
- a CDS encoding sigma-54 dependent transcriptional regulator has product MQKILIVEDEKAISSVLSNIIEDECHDYEIEVANDGLEGYKCIEKNDYALVISDIKMPKMSGSELLTKALELKPEVTFVMISGHADIDTAVSCLKNGAYDFISKPIDINRLITSVKNALDRKHLITLNNNLNTENKQLKRRIKKKYQMIGNSQALKQIQEMIEKVAPSDARVLITGPNGSGKELVAHGIHDLSNRAKGPMVEVNCAAIPSELIESELFGHVKGSFTGAIKDKQGKFELANAGTIFLDEIGDMSLVAQAKVLRALQESKISPVGSDKEIKVDVRVIAATNKNLQDEIAKGKFREDLFHRLSVIEIQVPKLDDRKEDIPLLIEHFAQVIATEQGNSPKEFDDKAIKALQEFEWTGNIRELRNVVERLIILGQNPVSKEDVEKFVKK; this is encoded by the coding sequence ATGCAAAAAATTCTTATTGTTGAAGACGAAAAGGCCATCTCTAGTGTCCTTTCAAATATCATAGAAGACGAATGTCATGACTATGAAATAGAAGTTGCCAACGACGGGCTCGAAGGCTATAAGTGTATTGAGAAAAACGACTATGCTTTGGTAATATCTGATATCAAAATGCCAAAGATGTCTGGTAGTGAACTTCTCACAAAAGCTTTAGAACTAAAACCTGAGGTTACTTTTGTCATGATTTCTGGACACGCAGATATCGATACGGCCGTAAGTTGTTTGAAAAATGGAGCTTATGATTTCATTTCTAAACCAATTGATATCAACCGATTGATTACCAGCGTTAAAAACGCCTTGGATAGAAAACACCTGATAACCCTTAACAACAACTTGAATACAGAGAATAAACAACTCAAAAGACGTATTAAGAAAAAATACCAGATGATTGGGAATTCTCAAGCTTTAAAGCAAATTCAAGAAATGATAGAAAAGGTGGCGCCTTCTGATGCAAGAGTCCTTATCACAGGACCTAATGGATCTGGTAAAGAATTGGTTGCTCATGGCATCCATGATTTATCCAACCGCGCTAAAGGCCCTATGGTTGAAGTAAACTGTGCTGCCATCCCTTCTGAATTGATTGAATCTGAACTGTTTGGACACGTAAAAGGTTCTTTTACAGGTGCGATAAAAGATAAACAAGGGAAATTTGAATTGGCTAATGCGGGTACGATATTCCTAGATGAAATTGGGGATATGAGCCTTGTTGCCCAAGCTAAAGTATTAAGAGCTTTACAAGAAAGCAAAATCTCTCCCGTTGGAAGCGATAAAGAAATAAAAGTTGATGTAAGAGTTATTGCAGCTACCAATAAAAACTTACAAGATGAAATTGCAAAAGGAAAGTTTAGAGAAGATCTTTTCCATAGACTTTCTGTAATTGAAATACAAGTTCCAAAACTAGATGATCGTAAAGAAGATATCCCTCTTCTTATTGAACATTTCGCTCAAGTAATTGCTACAGAACAAGGAAACTCTCCTAAAGAATTTGATGATAAAGCGATTAAAGCATTACAAGAGTTTGAATGGACAGGTAATATTCGTGAGCTACGAAATGTAGTAGAAAGATTGATTATCTTAGGACAGAATCCGGTTTCTAAGGAAGACGTAGAAAAATTTGTTAAAAAATAA
- a CDS encoding DNA-3-methyladenine glycosylase I gives MEKLRCNWCGNDELYQRYHDEEWGKLVKDDKILFEFILLESFQAGLSWITILRKRENFRQAFDEFDYLKIAKYQEDKVEELKKNEGIVRNRLKINAAINNAKQFQKVQQEFGSFYQYLQSFFPEGRLVNHWEKQSDIPASTPLSDRISKDLKKRGFKFVGTTIIYSFLQATGFIDDHIEACFAKSKVSKV, from the coding sequence ATGGAAAAATTGCGTTGTAATTGGTGTGGGAATGATGAGTTGTACCAACGGTATCATGATGAAGAATGGGGAAAGCTGGTGAAAGATGATAAAATATTATTTGAATTTATACTCTTAGAAAGCTTTCAGGCAGGGTTGAGCTGGATTACTATTCTTAGAAAGAGAGAAAATTTTCGACAAGCCTTTGATGAATTTGATTATTTAAAAATAGCAAAGTATCAAGAAGATAAGGTGGAAGAGTTGAAGAAGAATGAAGGGATTGTTCGCAATCGGTTAAAGATTAATGCGGCCATCAATAATGCAAAGCAATTTCAGAAGGTTCAGCAAGAGTTTGGCAGTTTTTATCAATACCTTCAGTCTTTCTTTCCAGAGGGGAGATTGGTCAACCATTGGGAAAAGCAAAGCGATATCCCTGCCAGTACACCACTTTCGGATAGAATTAGTAAGGATTTGAAAAAGAGAGGTTTTAAATTTGTAGGAACTACCATCATTTATTCTTTTTTACAAGCCACAGGTTTTATAGATGATCATATTGAGGCTTGTTTTGCAAAGTCGAAAGTATCTAAAGTGTAA
- a CDS encoding translation initiation factor → MDLRDQLKNLFPDHVEQDFEMPKEEFKQKEALICKYEKKGRNGKPVTLIEGYEGDEEGLKTISKNIKTKLGIGGSVKDGIIIIQGDNRDKVMNILHDMGFKTKRVGG, encoded by the coding sequence ATGGATTTAAGAGACCAACTAAAAAACCTTTTCCCCGATCACGTAGAACAAGATTTTGAAATGCCTAAAGAAGAATTTAAGCAAAAGGAAGCCCTTATCTGTAAATATGAGAAAAAGGGCAGAAATGGAAAACCTGTTACCTTAATTGAAGGGTATGAAGGTGATGAAGAAGGCTTAAAAACAATTTCAAAAAACATAAAAACCAAACTTGGGATTGGTGGTTCTGTTAAAGACGGAATTATCATCATCCAAGGAGATAATCGGGATAAAGTGATGAACATCCTTCATGACATGGGTTTTAAAACCAAAAGAGTAGGAGGATAA
- a CDS encoding nucleoside phosphorylase yields MINKLAASELVLNSDGSVYHLNLRPEEIADKIILVGDPDRVPKVSQYFDKIEVKKNKREFYTHTGILRGERISVMSTGIGTENIDIVMNELDALVNIDLEKKEFKSQHKALELFRLGTCGSVNPDIEVDNMLVSQNVVGLDGLLHFYQDYQFENEFSKNFLEKFPYENIKGMLYFSDWAEESSEYYKDAKYIGNTATFPGFYAPQGRQLRLKALDDQFLETLNDLGVSNFEMETSAIYGLSKLLGHKAITVNCVIANRRRGEFSADHHASEKMTIEWVLDRIIK; encoded by the coding sequence ATGATTAATAAACTTGCAGCTTCAGAGCTTGTCTTAAATTCCGATGGTAGTGTTTACCATCTTAATTTGCGCCCAGAAGAAATTGCGGATAAAATTATCCTTGTAGGTGACCCCGATCGAGTTCCTAAAGTTTCCCAATATTTTGACAAAATAGAAGTTAAAAAAAACAAACGCGAATTTTACACCCACACTGGTATCTTAAGAGGGGAAAGAATCAGCGTAATGTCCACAGGTATCGGTACCGAGAATATCGATATTGTCATGAATGAGCTAGACGCTTTGGTAAATATTGATTTGGAGAAAAAAGAATTCAAATCCCAACACAAAGCTTTAGAACTTTTTAGACTAGGAACCTGCGGGAGCGTAAACCCAGACATCGAAGTTGACAACATGCTGGTAAGCCAAAATGTAGTTGGCTTGGATGGACTTTTACACTTTTACCAAGATTACCAATTTGAGAATGAATTTTCGAAAAATTTCCTAGAGAAATTCCCTTACGAAAATATCAAAGGAATGCTCTATTTCTCTGATTGGGCAGAGGAAAGTTCAGAATACTATAAGGATGCCAAATACATTGGGAATACAGCAACCTTCCCTGGCTTCTATGCCCCACAAGGCAGACAATTGAGATTAAAAGCTTTAGACGACCAATTCCTAGAAACGCTGAATGATTTAGGCGTTTCCAATTTTGAAATGGAAACTTCGGCTATCTATGGGCTATCCAAATTACTTGGTCACAAAGCAATTACAGTAAACTGTGTAATTGCCAACCGCAGAAGAGGAGAATTCTCTGCAGACCATCATGCTTCAGAGAAAATGACTATTGAGTGGGTTTTGGATAGAATCATCAAATAA
- a CDS encoding MATE family efflux transporter, protein MAFLNQKYTRDSLKLAFPVMITQLGQVSVNLFDNMMVGKLVGADALASVSLANSMFFAFFVFAMGFSYAIPPLVSEAHSQNNHERINSVFRHGFVINLSVGVLMTIILLLGMPLLYHMGQPAKIIPDTISYLSVIALTMIPFMIFQTYREVSEGLSFTIGVTKATIISNIINIILNYVLITGAFGFPEMGVLGSATATLIARIFMLVFLYIVLYRDPRTSQYIKAFHLKISGFSKNVFKQMLKLGFPTSMQMLFEVSAFAGAAFICGLVSATDIAAHQIALSMASFTFNICIGFSVASTVMIGRKLGEKDFIGLRKVGINNIKIAFLFMLFCGGLFITCRNILPHFFVPNADLKVIELASQLLIIAALFQLSDGIQVTCLGALRGIQDVKIPSYITFCAYWLLTIPLGFFLCYTLNMGAFGMWIGLGIGLTFSALLLVNRFLKLSYRKIFEYRKERNA, encoded by the coding sequence ATGGCATTTCTTAATCAAAAATATACGCGGGATTCTCTGAAGCTCGCGTTTCCTGTTATGATAACCCAGCTAGGACAGGTTTCGGTAAACCTTTTCGACAATATGATGGTCGGCAAATTAGTTGGGGCAGATGCCTTAGCGTCGGTTTCATTAGCAAATTCTATGTTTTTTGCATTCTTTGTATTTGCCATGGGATTTTCCTATGCTATACCTCCTTTGGTTTCCGAAGCACATTCGCAAAACAATCATGAAAGAATCAACAGCGTTTTTAGACATGGCTTTGTCATTAATCTTAGTGTAGGAGTTTTAATGACCATTATCCTACTGTTAGGGATGCCGTTACTTTATCATATGGGGCAACCTGCAAAAATTATCCCCGATACCATCTCTTATCTTTCGGTGATAGCTCTTACCATGATTCCTTTCATGATCTTCCAAACCTATCGAGAAGTATCGGAAGGATTATCCTTTACCATTGGAGTTACTAAAGCAACTATTATCTCTAACATCATCAATATTATATTGAACTATGTTTTGATAACAGGAGCCTTTGGCTTCCCTGAAATGGGAGTTCTCGGCTCAGCAACAGCAACTCTTATCGCCAGGATTTTCATGCTTGTGTTTCTTTATATCGTCTTATATAGAGACCCTAGAACCTCGCAATACATCAAAGCTTTTCATCTTAAGATATCTGGCTTTTCCAAAAATGTGTTCAAGCAAATGCTTAAGTTAGGTTTTCCTACTTCTATGCAAATGCTTTTTGAAGTAAGTGCTTTTGCAGGAGCTGCATTTATCTGTGGTTTGGTAAGTGCTACCGATATTGCAGCACACCAAATCGCCCTATCTATGGCATCTTTCACCTTTAATATTTGTATTGGATTTAGTGTTGCTTCCACAGTAATGATCGGCAGAAAGCTAGGTGAAAAAGACTTTATTGGCTTGCGAAAAGTAGGCATCAACAATATCAAAATCGCATTTTTATTTATGCTTTTCTGCGGGGGCTTATTCATCACATGCAGGAATATCCTTCCCCATTTCTTTGTTCCAAATGCAGATTTAAAAGTTATAGAATTAGCTTCTCAGCTTCTTATTATCGCGGCACTTTTCCAGCTATCGGATGGCATACAAGTAACTTGCCTAGGAGCTTTAAGAGGAATACAAGATGTAAAAATACCTAGTTACATTACCTTCTGCGCCTATTGGCTACTTACCATTCCGCTAGGTTTTTTCTTGTGCTATACGCTCAATATGGGAGCCTTCGGGATGTGGATAGGGCTAGGGATAGGGCTTACTTTCTCTGCGCTACTCCTCGTTAACCGATTTTTAAAACTCAGCTATCGTAAAATATTCGAATACCGAAAAGAGCGAAACGCTTAA